gtaatttaattttgatccaaaaGAATTTCTGAATTCACCCATAATcttcccctcccctcccaaatGATACATCTATCTTTTAATccctttaaattttacaaaattttaagttttgatcctaaaaaaatataatttaagtaatttCCCAACTTCATCTTCCATGAAAGTCATGTTTGACTTCTATCTATAAATTCTTTTTGTTGCATTTAACAAATGACATTCACCCAGTTTGACTTTACTAGCTTTCACAATGATGGAACAATCAAAGTGGATTTTGTTGTACAGTTTCATGCATTCTTTTTAAACATCATTAAATAGCTGATTAATGAACCATTGGCTGCCTTAAtcataatgtttttttttaaataaacaaaaggattacaagtaattaaattaaaataaaaggaatctttgtaaataattacaatttgaaACGTTATTTTGACCATTCGAtcagttttttattttctcttttaggAATATATTGTAGTATTTAATTCTTTACATTTTGCAGTAGCTTATGTAACTTCGAATTTGAAGTCTTTGTAGATTTATGTTACCGTCAAAAGTAATTAtcaaagttttataattaattgcacaaaatgtaaaatattataaattttaaagtggTACTACTACTTgttataaacatttttataaaggCTTGTTAATagaatatatttataaagtttatGAAAGAATTTAAAACAATGAATGGCTTTCATTATTCAGGAAATAAGAGCGGACcctttgaagaaaaagaaaagacatatTAGGAAAGATACGTTTATGGCTTTGCTCAATTACGTTGTAACCTACGGCGTACATGAAACTAACGTCTAATGAATTTGTGACcttaaaaaagatattttaacatttagcCCTTGAACTTGATAGTTTTTCTCAATATGATCCTTAAACTTTTTTGGtccatatttttaaatgattatgtAACACAATCTCAAAGTGCCATATCATCACAATAACAAGAATTGGAAAAAGTTGCTAAATCCAAGTACTAACGTGGTAACAAAAATATTCAAGCACTAAGAAagtgttagaaaattttaaggactaaatgttGCTTTATCTTTAAAGAAACATacaggaaaaaaaaagttcgAGCGAGGACGGGACGGTTTTCggttaaaataattgtaattattagCTCAAGATCGAGTTTAGATCAAACTTACGTTGTCCATCTCAAAAAACCGCCTTGTCCAATTGCCATCCCTATCTCTTATAAATGTATAATGGATTTTTTTAACTGATTTTTAATACTAAGAGACTTTGGATAAAGATGGTAACAAAGAAGAAATAAGGGGTTTTCAAGGAATTTGACAAATTtcattgaatatatattataaggtgAAGAGTATATATTTGCATTAGGGACATGCTTACATTTTTTaccaaaaaggaaaaggggACTAAGAGCACTACACTAAGAGGAAGGAAAGTTTTGTGGGAGCACCAGACACATTAAGGTTCACAAGTTGGCCGGTTGGCTGGCTTCTTCCATCTTCGAGATTGAAACGGTCGCATTGCGAGTGACAAAACTTACTCGAGCTGGCATGTCGGTACTGACAAAAGCTGGAAGAGATCGATATAGTAAGGTGGCAAGATCAAATTTGTGCATCTATGAACGGACCATTCTATGGCACTTGATTGAATCTTTTTATAAGTGGTGTCGACTCAGCCACCTTTTTCTCGTTCGTGGTTTGGTAGCAGATGGTTTTATAGATGGCGCCATGGTGGCATTCGTCGATCATTCTTGAAGAACTAGATTCAGTTCTTGTGCACATCTTGCTATCACACCACCTCTCCTGTAGTAACACAAAAAGTTCATCATGTCATCTGTAGGAATTAATTACACGACTCGAGGTTTCATCACTTGATGAAAAGCTTATAATCGTCATGATATGCAAACGGATATTATCATTATAACGGAAGTTGCGATCAAGAAATGTGATAAGACCCTAAATCCTTCAAGTATCTCACCTTTCGAGTGGTGGAAGAAGTTTCAGAATCTTTTGCAGCTGTGTGAAACACTGATTGCAGCATTCTCGCCTGTGTTCGAATTTCGAAAACTCAATTTAGTTCATAGTGGCATCGCCAAATCCACAATAGACAAAAAAAACCAAGTAGATATTGATAGATAGGTATATTAGCACCTTTGCTCAGCATGTAAATCGACACCAATACCACGTGGGGCTGAAACAGTTGAGCGTATCATTGGACCAAATACAGCTACAAGCTTCAAAAGCATCTCCAACGAGATATTTACGTGCCTGAAGATTCATATCACAGAAACAAAAATCAGTATGAACATCATAACTCATAAGTAGGAATTTGTGttatttaaatgttgaaaaagagACGAATACGAAAAGTAATGTTTTGAAAGCAACGGATGAATACAGTATCTTACAATACCCAGAAACTAAAACTCTGCAGTAAAAATTACCTTTCCGTTTTACTATCTAATAAGCCCTTAAGCACAGGAAGCAGGCCAGAAAACAGATCCAAGGTAAGAATCTCCATTTTTTCCATGATAACACTGATTACATCGACTTGCACCTGCACCAGAAGTAACTGAGTCTAAGCAAAAGAGAGAATATGTTTGACAACCCTTTAGTTACTACTCGTAACCATCATCCAAAAACCGAATAAAGCAACACACATGAAATCTTCCCATAAATACCCACAGAATGATCCGGCAGCTTCTGTAGGGCACCGATTGCACCTTTAATGTTAttcttttcccaaaaatgcCGCACCACCTGTAGGTTCACCAAACAAAATCAATGAAGAAATCCAAATAAAATGTCATTCCATGTTCGTTTTTACTAAacttaaatttctttcttttcactaGAACAAAAGTTCGCATCCATCACAGGTTTTCAGATGCAAATGTATGGTTCTAAATCATAACAATGATATAATATTCTACAATCCATTCATCGTACAAGTATCCACATGTCTTTGCCTAAAGCTATAATGCATCAGCTACTTATATCCACGAACACAGTTAAAATTTACCTGTAATTTTGTCAAGCGAGACCTAAGAGTGCTTAAGAATATATCATGTGTTTGCATTAGACTTTCAGTTATGATTCCATCATCAGGAGCAATTGATGTGCCCTTTGAAACTTGGCTTTCAATAATAGTAGCATTCCCATCATTAGCAGAACTCAATCCCCTCCGAGAAATTTGATTCTCAGTAACTGTACCATTTGGTCCACTTCTATCATTAACAGAAATTGCTTCCCTTCTAGAAAGTTGATTTCTAAAAATCATCCCATCTGCAGTGGAAGTTGATTCCCTTCTCATAATTTGGTTTACAGTAATGCTGTCAGAAGCAGAGGTTGGTTTCATTCTAGAAATTTGATTTCCAGTAATGGTGCCACTAGAAGCAGAGTTTGATTCTCTTCTAGAAATTCGGTTTCCAGTAATGATCCTCTCAGGGGTTATGGTTGATTCCTTTCTAGAAGTTTGGTTTCCAGTAATGACCTTATCAGGATTGGACATTAATTCCGCTCTAGGAAGTTGATCCCCAGTAACGATCCCACCGGAAGTGGGAGTTGATTCCCTTCTAGAAGTTTGGTTTCCAATAATGACCTTATCAGGAGTGGATGTTAATTCCGCTCTAGGAAGTTGATCGCCAGTAATGAGCCCATCAGAAGTGGGAGTTGATTCCCTTCTAGAAATCTGAATTCCGGTAACACTTCCCTCACAGCTTGAAGTTGATTCCATTCTAGAAATTGGACTTCCACCCTGCTTGACATCATTGGCAGAGACTGCTTTTGTTTCGGAGATTTGTCTCTCTTCTTTCTGTTAGATGAAAACatgaaaactaaatttaattcaatcatgAAAACATGGAAATACGTGCACATGCAAGTCTGTCCAACTTGGTTTAGACAGTTTTCTAATATGTCAATCATGTAATAACAGAAGTTTTAAACTTCAAGAAAAGATACAATTAGCTTACCATTATGGTTGGCGTTCTATCTGTTTCAAGTACCGGGGGAGGAGTATTGTTAGTTACCGGATCATCACCGCTGTTTAATCTCTCTCTTCGTTCAAACTTCTCAACCAGAGTACGTGTTCTCCCTGAAACAACAGCCACTGCCAAGAGAGAAATTTCTAAGGATTAAAATACATCCAATTTTATACTCAGAAGACTTGCAAGGAAAGAGAGAACAAACCTCCTCTGACAATTTTGACAGAGTTTGAATCTTTGCTGCAAGTAAGGGATTCATTACCTgacaaagtaaaaggaaaataatCACCAATCATTAACTTCTACCATACAAATGTATGACCATAGACTGAGGAAGAAATAATAACATGGTTTAGAACAAAACTTACAAGTTTCTTGATTAGGGGGTGTCTGAGGCGATAACACCTTTTCAGATTTCTCTGTAACACTCTTGATATTTGAGTCCTTTTCATCACAGGGTTTTCTAACTCCATCTTCTGATACAAGCCTAGTTTGAGAATTCAGATCCATTGCATTGTCTAAACCGCTTTTTACATTGCCAGGAGTTCCTGAATCAACTGTAGCCGACAGCTTTTCAAACTCAAACTTGTTGACAGATGGTCTCCTAACATGAGCTGGTTTGAGCAGCATGCCTGGTTTTGTCTTTGAAAAGGTGATGGTTTCTTTTGTAGAATTGCTAGAGTTTTTACCAATAGGATTGTCCCGTGGAACAACACTAGGTTTAGCATTGACTTCTGTTCCAGGACTCTTCTTCACTGCTTCTTGATCACTTATTTCACAGGCATCCATTGGGGgtaacacttttggagaattcAAAGAGCCATCTTTCTGTGTGGCAATAGGATTACTACCAGCAGCTTTTTACAGAAACCGGAGCATCATGTCAGAAAATATAGCTTAAGAACTTCTACAAAAGTTTTacgttttgaaattaaatttagtttgaCATTTGCCATCACGGGAGCAATCAAACTCCTCAAACATGGATATTAACCGTACCAACAAAGTAACAATGGGTAGAACAACTAAATCGAATAATAAAAACAACTGAAAAGCACTCACTGtcaatatatatgttctttATTTCCTTTGTCTCACAATCAGGAGACAATGGCCGTGATCCCAAAGTAGACCTCATGCCATTCCCTGCTTTCACAGAAGAATAACTTCTCTCAAGATTAAATTTCTTCTCTGTTTGGTTGTTTCTTCCATATGGCTCGATATGCTGAGATGTGGGCAAACAAGGCATTAAGGAAGGAAGGTAAGCCCAATGTATTGTCGCTCAGGTTCAGAATTAAAGCAGGTCAAAACTGAACCAACATAAGAGGATGCAAAGTTAAAAAAGAATTGACTGTAAATACCGCTATATCTGCTACCCAAACTCCAACAGAATTTCGATAGTATGAGCAACCCAAAAGTTTGCCTTCATTGATGCAAAGGTCGCCAAGCGTTGACCATCCCATGTCAACAGAATCATGACAAACGACTGGCTCCCACGAATAAACCTACAATAATGACAACCAAAATTCAGATTTTTGCTTCTTAATTGTGATAGAATCGAACAGATTTTACAACTGAAGGTAAAACCTTCAAACCATCATCTGCTCCACAGAACAAAGTTCTCCCATCAGGATGAAAGGCAATTGAGTGAAAACCTGTAgcctgaaaagaaaaaacacgAACATTTTACAAGAGTATGATGAAAAACGTTTATTATAAACaattacttttgtttttttggttaaaGTGAGAGAATATGTTTCTCGTATTTGGAAAGTTTGCAGGGTCATGAAAAGTTAACTGTTCAAAGGTATACTTTACCTCAGGTCTGGAAGATCCAATCAGTTCAAAGGTTTCTAAATCCCAGAATTTAACCGTTCTGTCCGCTGAACCTGAAAATTTTGACCACTATCAATTATGATATTCCAAATGAAATGCTGGCTTCAATATTGAGTACATGCTCAACATACaaatgataaaaggaacaaatttGAAGGTTatcaattttcaatatttacaaaagaacaATGCATGAAACATGGACGGACAAGTCTTTTTCCTAACTGAAAAAGATTGGATCTTTGCAAGCAAGTTAAGGTAGTCTATCCCACCTTaaactgaaaaaaataattgtcaTGAAGCAGTTAATGGCAAGCAATGCAGAAAAAGGCAAATGCACTGTAATAAACCCACCGGCTCATACTGAAGTCACAGACTCACCTGTAGCTAAGAGAAACTCAAGAGGATGGAAGTCTATGGTGCGAATATGGCCTTCATGAAACTTAAACTCGTTCAAGAGTTTTCCAGCAGTAAGATCCCAAATCTTTTCAGCAGAGACAGGATACAAATGTGAATTGATTAGATAAACACAATTGACGACTCATTCAACACAGATGATGGTATGATTCCTAGTTTACCTTTACAACATTATCAAATCCACCAGAAACTACCCAGCGACCATCAGGAGTGAATCTAATTGTACTAATGCCTCGAGTATGGCCCTTGTACGTATGAATGCATCCCTTCTTTCTGATATCCCAAACCTTCAGATTTGTGTCCATGGAACCAGATACAAAGAACTCACCAAATGGATGGAATTCCAAGGCAGTGCAATTAGATCTGTGTCCTGTTAGCCCGCGAACCACTGCACTTCAAGGATAACATCAAGCATTTTACAAGTTGATTCTTACTCAATTTCAGTtcggaataaaaaaaattatccgCATGTTCCATGTTTTAAACAGGTGAAAGTTAAAAATAAGTTGGAGTTGTGAAATATCTTATCCAACACTGTTCTCTATGCCTAACAAGCTCCCACCATGATACACTTATAGAGAAGGCTCTTAATATAATTTCCTAAGGAGGAATCAAAGACTTACTCTTTGTTTCTTCCAGGTCCCAAAGCTTTATCCCCCCCGTAGATGATCCAGCAAGCACGAAGACTTCTGCCGAATCAAAAGCTAAAGATTCCACCGGACTAGTATGACCACAGAGACTCTGCGCATTAACATGTACGTTACGATacccttatttatttttgaaatacaaCTTCACCCTTATTGGCATCTATTAATCAAAAATGTAGTTTCaagcaacaaaaacaaattaccCTGTAAGAGATACCAAACAAAGCTGAACTTGGCAAGAATCTAAGCAAGAGAGAAACCATATAAAAAAACTTACCATTAGAGAAGTTGGTTTCCCAATtgcccaaacattcactttatGATCATCTCCACCAGTAATAAGAAGCCTACATGTCTTTTTTCCCATACTTAGACAATTTACATTTGTTGTATGCGCCACAAATTCCTCTACATTCATTTTGTCAAGGAAGTAAGCaactaaaaatagagaaaaataaaacccaaagaACCTTCAAATTTCCACTTTTGGATAAATAAAACGAACATTTT
This genomic window from Gossypium raimondii isolate GPD5lz chromosome 10, ASM2569854v1, whole genome shotgun sequence contains:
- the LOC105776975 gene encoding katanin p80 WD40 repeat-containing subunit B1 homolog KTN80.1 isoform X1; this translates as MAKRGYKLQEFVAHTTNVNCLSMGKKTCRLLITGGDDHKVNVWAIGKPTSLMSLCGHTSPVESLAFDSAEVFVLAGSSTGGIKLWDLEETKMVRGLTGHRSNCTALEFHPFGEFFVSGSMDTNLKVWDIRKKGCIHTYKGHTRGISTIRFTPDGRWVVSGGFDNVVKIWDLTAGKLLNEFKFHEGHIRTIDFHPLEFLLATGSADRTVKFWDLETFELIGSSRPEATGFHSIAFHPDGRTLFCGADDGLKVYSWEPVVCHDSVDMGWSTLGDLCINEGKLLGCSYYRNSVGVWVADIAHIEPYGRNNQTEKKFNLERSYSSVKAGNGMRSTLGSRPLSPDCETKEIKNIYIDTAGSNPIATQKDGSLNSPKVLPPMDACEISDQEAVKKSPGTEVNAKPSVVPRDNPIGKNSSNSTKETITFSKTKPGMLLKPAHVRRPSVNKFEFEKLSATVDSGTPGNVKSGLDNAMDLNSQTRLVSEDGVRKPCDEKDSNIKSVTEKSEKVLSPQTPPNQETCNESLTCSKDSNSVKIVRGVAVVSGRTRTLVEKFERRERLNSGDDPVTNNTPPPVLETDRTPTIMKEERQISETKAVSANDVKQGGSPISRMESTSSCEGSVTGIQISRRESTPTSDGLITGDQLPRAELTSTPDKVIIGNQTSRRESTPTSGGIVTGDQLPRAELMSNPDKVITGNQTSRKESTITPERIITGNRISRRESNSASSGTITGNQISRMKPTSASDSITVNQIMRRESTSTADGMIFRNQLSRREAISVNDRSGPNGTVTENQISRRGLSSANDGNATIIESQVSKGTSIAPDDGIITESLMQTHDIFLSTLRSRLTKLQVVRHFWEKNNIKGAIGALQKLPDHSVQVDVISVIMEKMEILTLDLFSGLLPVLKGLLDSKTERHVNISLEMLLKLVAVFGPMIRSTVSAPRGIGVDLHAEQRRECCNQCFTQLQKILKLLPPLERRGGVIARCAQELNLVLQE
- the LOC105776975 gene encoding katanin p80 WD40 repeat-containing subunit B1 homolog KTN80.1 isoform X2 — protein: MAKRGYKLQEFVAHTTNVNCLSMGKKTCRLLITGGDDHKVNVWAIGKPTSLMSLCGHTSPVESLAFDSAEVFVLAGSSTGGIKLWDLEETKMVRGLTGHRSNCTALEFHPFGEFFVSGSMDTNLKVWDIRKKGCIHTYKGHTRGISTIRFTPDGRWVVSGGFDNVVKIWDLTAGKLLNEFKFHEGHIRTIDFHPLEFLLATGSADRTVKFWDLETFELIGSSRPEATGFHSIAFHPDGRTLFCGADDGLKVYSWEPVVCHDSVDMGWSTLGDLCINEGKLLGCSYYRNSVGVWVADIAHIEPYGRNNQTEKKFNLERSYSSVKAGNGMRSTLGSRPLSPDCETKEIKNIYIDTAGSNPIATQKDGSLNSPKVLPPMDACEISDQEAVKKSPGTEVNAKPSVVPRDNPIGKNSSNSTKETITFSKTKPGMLLKPAHVRRPSVNKFEFEKLSATVDSGTPGNVKSGLDNAMDLNSQTRLVSEDGVRKPCDEKDSNIKSVTEKSEKVLSPQTPPNQETCNESLTCSKDSNSVKIVRGVAVVSGRTRTLVEKFERRERLNSGDDPVTNNTPPPVLETDRTPTIMKEERQISETKAVSANDVKQGGSPISRMESTSSCEGSVTGIQISRRESTPTSDGLITGDQLPRAELTSTPDKVIIGNQTSRRESTPTSGGIVTGDQLPRAELMSNPDKVITGNQTSRKESTITPERIITGNRISRRESNSASSGTITGNQISRMKPTSASDSITVNQIMRRESTSTADGMIFRNQLSRREAISVNDRSGPNGTVTENQISRRGLSSANDGNATIIESQVSKGTSIAPDDGIITESLMQTHDIFLSTLRSRLTKLQVVRHFWEKNNIKGAIGALQKLPDHSVGIYGKISCASRCNQCYHGKNGDSYLGSVFWPASCA